A region from the Wansuia hejianensis genome encodes:
- a CDS encoding 5'-methylthioadenosine/adenosylhomocysteine nucleosidase yields MSLVGIIGAMEEEVSKLKEQMIDVSVKEKAGMEFFRGTLSGKPVVVVRSGIGKVNAGICTQILVDDYHIDYVINTGIAGSLKSVIDIGDIVVSTDTLQHDVDAIGFGYPLGQIPRMDTLSFPADQRLVELAQEVCREVNPEIHVYAGRVVSGDQFISDKGVKQRIIDNFGGYCTEMEGAAIAQAAYLNRVPYVVLRAISDKADDSATVDYPTFERQAIRHCVNLVLNMVKRL; encoded by the coding sequence ATGAGTTTAGTCGGGATTATCGGGGCCATGGAGGAAGAGGTCAGCAAACTGAAGGAACAGATGATCGATGTGAGCGTCAAAGAAAAAGCCGGTATGGAATTCTTCAGGGGCACGCTGAGTGGGAAACCGGTGGTAGTGGTGCGCTCAGGAATCGGAAAAGTCAACGCGGGTATCTGCACTCAGATTCTCGTGGATGATTATCATATAGATTACGTAATCAATACAGGAATTGCCGGCAGTTTGAAAAGTGTCATTGACATTGGAGATATCGTGGTGTCAACAGATACGCTGCAGCATGACGTGGATGCTATCGGCTTCGGATATCCGTTGGGGCAGATTCCCCGGATGGATACGCTGTCCTTTCCGGCCGATCAGAGACTGGTGGAGCTGGCGCAGGAAGTCTGCAGAGAAGTGAATCCCGAAATCCATGTATATGCCGGAAGAGTGGTCAGCGGTGACCAGTTCATATCTGATAAAGGTGTAAAACAGAGAATCATAGATAACTTCGGAGGGTACTGCACAGAGATGGAAGGGGCCGCAATTGCTCAGGCTGCATATCTGAACAGGGTGCCTTACGTGGTGCTCCGCGCTATTTCTGATAAAGCGGACGACAGTGCTACCGTCGATTATCCAACATTCGAGCGGCAAGCCATACGCCATTGTGTCAATCTGGTGCTGAATATGGTGAAACGTCTGTAA
- a CDS encoding TIGR03905 family TSCPD domain-containing protein: MVYKTHGTCSQQISFDLQDGKIHNLKFVGGCNGNLKGICSLVEGMDANEVISKLEGIRCGFKSTSCPDQLAKAIKEAL, translated from the coding sequence ATGGTATATAAGACTCATGGTACCTGTTCCCAGCAGATTTCCTTCGACCTGCAGGATGGTAAAATTCATAATTTAAAATTTGTCGGAGGATGCAACGGAAATTTAAAGGGTATTTGCTCCCTGGTTGAAGGAATGGACGCAAACGAGGTGATTTCCAAGCTGGAAGGCATCCGCTGCGGTTTTAAATCCACCTCCTGCCCGGATCAGTTGGCAAAGGCAATAAAAGAAGCATTGTAA
- a CDS encoding MBL fold metallo-hydrolase RNA specificity domain-containing protein, giving the protein MKLMFSGAAHEVTGSCYYLEAAGKRFLVDCGMEQGPDYYVNQPVPVPASDLDFVLLTHAHIDHSGNLPALYAKGFRGPVYTTEATADLCNIMLRDSAHIQMFEAEWRNRKNRRAGKEEFVPAYTMEDALGLIRQLVGEPYNQIISICEGVKVRFVDAGHLLGSASIEIWLEEEGVEKKIVFSGDIGNINQPLINDPTLLESADYVVMESTYGDRSHGEVPDYVNALAEVIQRTFDRGGNVVIPSFAVGRTQEMLYFIRQIKKDQLIHGHDGFSVYIDSPLAIEATGVFDEHYKDCFDKEAKELIELGINPIRFPGLKTSITSDESKAINFNEQPKVIISASGMCDAGRIKHHLKHNLWRPECTVLFVGYQAVGTPGRSLVDGAEQIRLFGEEIQVRAEIKVLPGVSGHADNQGLLRWAAAFKEKPQKVFVTHGEDKVTEIFAERLKEELGYDASAPFSGTVFNLAAGVVEASPEPVKVMRTAEKAGARRANTVFERLLAAGQRLLTVIRHNEGGANKDLAKFTNQINSLCDKWDR; this is encoded by the coding sequence ATGAAGCTTATGTTCTCAGGCGCAGCCCATGAAGTGACAGGCAGCTGTTACTATTTAGAGGCGGCGGGTAAGAGATTTCTGGTAGACTGCGGGATGGAACAGGGGCCTGATTACTACGTGAACCAGCCGGTTCCGGTTCCAGCATCGGATCTGGATTTTGTTCTTCTGACGCACGCGCACATTGATCATTCCGGGAATCTTCCGGCGCTGTATGCAAAGGGGTTCAGGGGGCCGGTTTATACAACGGAAGCAACAGCGGATCTATGCAATATCATGCTCCGTGACAGCGCTCATATCCAGATGTTTGAAGCTGAATGGAGAAACCGTAAGAACCGCCGGGCCGGGAAAGAAGAATTTGTGCCTGCTTATACGATGGAGGACGCGCTGGGATTAATCCGCCAGTTGGTGGGGGAACCATATAATCAGATAATTTCCATTTGTGAAGGAGTGAAAGTGAGATTTGTGGATGCGGGCCATCTGCTGGGATCGGCCAGCATTGAAATCTGGCTTGAAGAAGAGGGTGTGGAGAAAAAAATTGTATTTTCCGGAGATATCGGGAACATTAACCAGCCCTTAATTAATGATCCCACCTTGTTGGAGTCTGCAGATTATGTGGTTATGGAATCTACGTATGGAGACAGAAGCCATGGGGAAGTGCCGGATTATGTGAATGCGCTGGCGGAAGTGATCCAGAGGACCTTCGACCGGGGAGGGAATGTTGTGATCCCGTCCTTTGCTGTCGGCAGGACGCAGGAAATGCTTTACTTCATCCGGCAGATTAAAAAGGATCAGCTGATACATGGACATGACGGCTTTTCTGTGTACATTGACAGCCCTCTTGCAATAGAGGCAACCGGCGTTTTTGATGAACACTATAAGGACTGTTTTGATAAGGAAGCAAAAGAACTGATTGAGCTGGGGATTAATCCGATCCGCTTCCCGGGACTGAAGACTTCCATCACCAGTGACGAGTCTAAGGCGATTAACTTTAATGAGCAGCCGAAAGTAATTATTTCAGCCAGCGGAATGTGTGACGCCGGACGTATCAAGCACCACCTGAAGCATAATCTGTGGAGGCCGGAATGTACGGTGCTCTTTGTGGGCTATCAGGCAGTGGGTACGCCAGGGCGTTCTCTGGTAGACGGCGCGGAGCAGATCCGGCTGTTCGGAGAAGAGATTCAGGTCAGGGCTGAGATTAAAGTACTTCCGGGGGTCAGCGGCCACGCGGATAATCAGGGCCTGCTGCGATGGGCGGCTGCATTTAAAGAGAAGCCTCAAAAGGTATTTGTTACACATGGAGAAGATAAGGTAACAGAGATATTTGCCGAACGTTTAAAGGAAGAATTGGGATATGATGCGTCGGCACCCTTCAGCGGAACAGTCTTCAATCTGGCAGCCGGAGTGGTGGAAGCATCACCGGAACCTGTGAAGGTGATGCGAACGGCAGAGAAAGCAGGGGCCAGGCGGGCCAACACAGTGTTTGAGAGATTGTTAGCGGCGGGCCAGCGCCTGTTGACAGTGATCCGCCATAATGAAGGCGGGGCCAATAAGGACCTGGCGAAATTCACGAATCAGATTAACTCGCTCTGCGATAAATGGGACAGGTAA
- a CDS encoding DUF6147 family protein — protein sequence MDKHSLKKLAVFLGSSICVLQIAVIPVMANVSEENNYLWKSLAPEGETSVEDTATPRARGDILNKGYVRLSNVDGKAAIYGETLGNFVSLDEVGLELYLEKYDGTTFNSYKDWSYVDYNTSDIAATFLETVEKGYYYCLRGYHYVIDDDLYEAVSTTTNGLPIK from the coding sequence TTGGATAAACATTCACTGAAAAAGCTGGCAGTATTTTTGGGAAGTAGTATATGTGTATTACAAATAGCCGTTATTCCAGTTATGGCAAATGTTTCGGAGGAAAATAATTATCTTTGGAAAAGCTTGGCCCCAGAAGGGGAAACAAGCGTTGAGGATACTGCCACACCGCGCGCACGTGGCGATATTCTAAACAAAGGTTATGTAAGGTTAAGCAATGTTGATGGAAAAGCTGCGATATATGGAGAAACTTTAGGTAATTTTGTTTCATTGGATGAGGTTGGCCTGGAATTATATTTAGAAAAATACGATGGCACTACATTCAATAGTTATAAAGACTGGAGTTATGTTGATTACAATACTTCAGATATTGCAGCAACATTTCTAGAAACCGTAGAAAAAGGATACTATTATTGCCTTCGAGGTTATCATTATGTAATAGATGACGATTTGTATGAAGCAGTAAGTACTACGACCAACGGACTGCCAATAAAATAG
- a CDS encoding DUF4367 domain-containing protein, whose amino-acid sequence MSEKQAEKKDKKLLDALQEEAKEIEKRAESYQGQHLTQDDKDDMYLKIMERLKEMGELEKDEEKESEATGTDGAVVMPMPKKKPVKKPLWRQIVKCAGILLVAGSVVFATSLISEGNRMYWMEKWQSLFPGSKVATSDNDEDRVLKDITEQEAKSKIETILGIPMPEFFYLPEGTKFDEAVISVDGQYARLKYLWKEQIIYLQVTGNAIDTSEGKAPNIEKEETVEIDAPMGEISICLIKDDTGRNETVVYRGEWDYYNCKYEISSTIDKEEILNILKKMHYSV is encoded by the coding sequence ATGAGTGAAAAACAAGCAGAAAAAAAAGACAAAAAATTATTAGATGCCCTGCAGGAAGAGGCAAAAGAAATTGAAAAACGTGCAGAATCCTATCAGGGGCAACATCTCACACAGGATGATAAAGATGACATGTATCTGAAAATCATGGAACGATTGAAAGAGATGGGTGAGCTGGAAAAAGACGAAGAAAAGGAATCCGAAGCTACAGGGACAGATGGCGCCGTTGTTATGCCGATGCCTAAGAAAAAGCCTGTCAAAAAACCACTGTGGAGGCAAATTGTAAAATGTGCCGGAATATTACTGGTAGCCGGAAGTGTTGTATTTGCCACGTCGTTGATTAGTGAAGGTAATCGAATGTACTGGATGGAAAAGTGGCAGAGTTTATTTCCGGGGAGTAAGGTTGCTACTTCTGATAATGATGAGGATAGGGTTTTAAAGGATATAACAGAACAAGAGGCTAAGTCGAAAATTGAAACTATATTAGGAATTCCTATGCCAGAGTTTTTTTATTTGCCTGAAGGGACCAAATTTGATGAAGCTGTAATTTCGGTTGATGGCCAATATGCCAGATTAAAATATCTGTGGAAAGAACAGATAATTTATTTACAGGTTACAGGTAATGCAATAGATACATCCGAAGGTAAAGCACCTAATATTGAGAAAGAAGAGACTGTTGAAATCGATGCACCAATGGGTGAGATATCTATATGCTTAATTAAAGATGATACAGGGCGAAATGAAACAGTGGTATATAGAGGGGAATGGGATTACTATAACTGTAAATATGAAATTAGTAGTACTATTGATAAAGAAGAAATACTAAATATTTTAAAAAAAATGCATTACAGTGTGTAA
- a CDS encoding undecaprenyldiphospho-muramoylpentapeptide beta-N-acetylglucosaminyltransferase, with the protein MKHIVLTGGGTAGHVTPNIALIPSLQELGYTISYIGSHDGIEKKLIEDMHIPYYGISSGKLRRYFNPKNFSDPFRVLKGIGEAKKLMKELNPDVVFSKGGFVSVPVVLAAKSRKIPVIIHESDMSPGLANKICIPAASIVCCNFPETLTNLPQKKAVVTGTPIRQELMSGNKLAALKFCGFTANKPVVMVIGGSLGSVVVNDAIRGVLPELLKAFQVIHLCGKDKLDPSLDRVEGYAQFEYIKKELADLFALADVVISRAGANAICEISSLAKPNLLIPLSAKASRGDQILNARSFEKQGYSMVLEEEELTPESLLQSVRQLYENRETFIAAMNNSSHTDSISRILSLIQECERQ; encoded by the coding sequence ATGAAACATATTGTACTTACGGGAGGCGGCACGGCCGGGCATGTCACCCCCAATATTGCTTTGATCCCCAGCCTTCAGGAGCTGGGATATACAATCTCTTATATCGGCTCCCATGATGGAATCGAAAAGAAACTGATCGAGGATATGCACATACCTTATTATGGCATTTCCTCCGGAAAACTCCGCCGGTATTTCAATCCGAAGAATTTCTCTGACCCCTTCCGCGTGTTGAAGGGTATCGGCGAAGCAAAAAAACTTATGAAAGAACTGAATCCGGATGTCGTCTTTTCCAAAGGCGGCTTCGTATCCGTTCCTGTTGTTCTGGCTGCTAAAAGCCGTAAGATACCGGTAATCATCCATGAATCAGATATGTCTCCCGGCCTGGCCAATAAAATATGTATCCCTGCCGCTTCTATCGTCTGCTGCAATTTCCCTGAGACTCTCACAAATCTCCCACAGAAAAAGGCGGTGGTGACCGGTACCCCTATCCGCCAGGAACTGATGTCCGGTAATAAGCTGGCCGCCCTGAAATTCTGCGGTTTTACTGCCAATAAACCCGTAGTGATGGTAATTGGCGGAAGTTTGGGGTCTGTAGTGGTTAATGATGCGATCCGCGGAGTTCTGCCCGAGCTCTTAAAAGCTTTTCAGGTCATCCACCTCTGCGGAAAGGATAAACTTGATCCTTCATTGGATCGTGTGGAAGGATATGCACAATTTGAATACATTAAAAAAGAACTGGCTGACCTCTTCGCTCTCGCTGATGTAGTTATATCCAGAGCAGGCGCAAACGCAATCTGTGAAATCAGCTCTCTGGCTAAACCAAATCTTCTGATTCCCCTTTCAGCAAAAGCCAGCCGGGGAGATCAGATTCTCAACGCACGTTCTTTTGAAAAACAAGGATACAGCATGGTACTAGAAGAAGAAGAGCTTACGCCGGAATCACTGCTGCAATCTGTCCGTCAGCTTTATGAAAACCGTGAAACCTTTATTGCTGCCATGAATAACAGCAGCCACACAGATTCCATCAGCAGAATTCTTTCTTTAATCCAGGAATGTGAACGTCAATAA
- a CDS encoding RNA polymerase sigma factor, with protein sequence MNKSDFNYVYYRYVDLAHYVANSVVHDYHLAQDVCQEIFIKLYLNINGLDEERVKGWILVTAENTAIDFLRKRDRLRECPGDDGGNLYKGKVPDLDEMQRSIEVKEFGHRLFCALHEKNPDWYEIVMGLDVAELPAKEVARRLGISIANLRVKHHRAREWLKNNFGIGYQELL encoded by the coding sequence ATGAATAAATCAGACTTTAACTACGTTTATTACAGATATGTCGACTTGGCACATTATGTTGCAAACAGTGTGGTACATGATTACCATCTGGCGCAGGATGTCTGTCAGGAAATATTTATAAAATTGTATCTCAACATCAACGGCCTTGATGAGGAACGTGTTAAAGGATGGATATTAGTCACAGCAGAGAATACAGCTATAGATTTCCTGAGGAAGCGCGACCGTTTGCGGGAATGCCCAGGCGACGACGGCGGAAATTTATATAAAGGAAAAGTGCCTGATCTTGATGAGATGCAGAGAAGCATTGAGGTAAAAGAATTCGGTCACCGGTTATTTTGTGCATTGCATGAGAAAAATCCGGATTGGTATGAAATTGTTATGGGATTAGATGTTGCTGAGCTTCCGGCGAAAGAAGTGGCGCGGAGGCTTGGCATCTCAATAGCGAATCTGAGAGTTAAGCACCACCGCGCCAGGGAATGGCTGAAAAATAATTTCGGCATAGGTTACCAAGAACTGCTCTGA
- a CDS encoding HIT family protein produces MSCIFCKIADGEIASATIYEDDEFRVILDLGPATKGHALILPKKHYADLYEIPADLAGKAMILAKKMVKVMTEALHCDGYNVVQNNGEAAGQTVFHFHVHLIPRYKGDQAGVTWEPGTLTEEDKKDILEKVSQQMS; encoded by the coding sequence ATGAGTTGTATTTTTTGTAAAATTGCAGATGGGGAAATAGCCTCTGCTACGATTTATGAGGATGATGAGTTTCGGGTAATTCTGGATCTGGGTCCCGCCACAAAAGGACATGCCCTGATCCTTCCGAAAAAACATTATGCCGACCTTTATGAAATTCCGGCTGATCTGGCGGGGAAAGCTATGATCCTTGCTAAAAAAATGGTGAAAGTGATGACTGAAGCGCTGCATTGTGACGGATATAATGTGGTTCAGAACAATGGTGAAGCGGCAGGACAGACAGTCTTCCATTTTCATGTGCATTTGATCCCAAGGTATAAAGGAGACCAGGCAGGCGTCACATGGGAACCCGGGACCTTAACAGAAGAGGATAAAAAGGATATTCTCGAGAAGGTATCCCAGCAAATGTCATAA
- a CDS encoding ATP-binding protein: MNEQECRLLLSKFSHEVRNPVTLINSFLQLLVKEHPEISSYPFYEKINENMTLLTRLLDEMSRFNNAARLHREETDLCALLSGLADSGNSVLVPQNVHITVNANTDIPHLLLDQTKLLQVFYNLIRNAAEAMPDGGDIRITLTLHETELQVNVANRGPGIPPEYLPDLFEPFVTHKKEGTGLGLSICREIIQAHEGSISVSSSGGNTVFTILLPLSS; encoded by the coding sequence ATGAATGAACAAGAATGCCGGCTGCTGTTGTCCAAATTTTCACATGAGGTCCGCAATCCTGTTACTTTAATTAACAGCTTTCTGCAGCTTCTGGTGAAAGAACACCCTGAGATCAGCTCCTACCCATTTTATGAAAAGATCAATGAAAATATGACTTTACTGACCCGTCTTCTTGATGAAATGTCCCGCTTTAACAACGCCGCAAGACTTCACAGGGAAGAAACGGATCTTTGTGCCCTTCTTTCAGGGCTTGCAGATTCTGGAAACTCGGTTTTGGTTCCGCAAAATGTTCACATAACAGTGAACGCTAACACTGACATCCCACACCTGTTATTGGACCAAACCAAACTCCTTCAGGTCTTCTATAACCTGATCCGCAACGCTGCAGAAGCCATGCCTGATGGCGGCGACATCCGCATCACTCTGACTTTACATGAAACTGAGCTGCAAGTCAATGTGGCCAATCGTGGCCCCGGCATACCGCCTGAATATTTGCCGGATCTCTTCGAACCTTTCGTAACACACAAAAAAGAGGGAACAGGCCTTGGCCTCTCGATCTGCCGGGAAATTATCCAGGCTCACGAGGGCAGTATATCTGTCTCCTCTTCCGGCGGCAATACAGTCTTTACAATTCTGCTGCCGTTATCCAGTTAA
- a CDS encoding rhomboid family intramembrane serine protease, whose translation MQNTPEWRYNPDEDIIDRMRHRRQKSIVNYIIVAANILIFLIVEMTGGSENAEHMIRCGASYTPYVQAGEYYRLFTSMFLHFGLRHLLNNMVLLFFLGDYMERFLGKVRYLILYLGGGLLGNVFSYWNEVQQGDNVVSAGASGAIFAVLGGMVILLLMNRGRLEDLSLTRVLLMAVLSLYVGFQSSGVDGFAHLGGFLGGALLTAIIGLLQKAGNRRNY comes from the coding sequence ATGCAGAATACGCCGGAGTGGAGATATAATCCAGATGAAGATATTATTGACCGGATGAGACACCGCAGACAAAAGAGTATTGTCAATTATATAATTGTAGCGGCAAATATTCTGATTTTCCTGATTGTGGAGATGACTGGAGGCTCTGAGAATGCGGAGCATATGATACGCTGCGGGGCGTCTTATACACCGTATGTTCAGGCGGGGGAATATTACCGGCTGTTTACGAGCATGTTTCTTCATTTCGGATTGAGGCATTTGCTGAATAATATGGTGCTTTTATTTTTCTTGGGTGACTATATGGAACGTTTCCTGGGGAAAGTCAGATATTTGATTTTATATTTGGGCGGAGGACTGCTGGGAAATGTTTTTTCCTATTGGAATGAGGTGCAGCAGGGAGATAACGTAGTATCAGCCGGGGCTTCCGGAGCAATATTTGCTGTCCTGGGCGGAATGGTAATCCTTCTGCTCATGAACAGAGGGAGACTGGAAGATCTGAGCCTGACGCGTGTACTGCTCATGGCGGTTTTATCTCTCTATGTGGGATTTCAGTCATCAGGAGTTGATGGATTCGCACATCTGGGAGGATTTTTGGGCGGAGCGCTTCTGACAGCAATTATAGGATTGCTGCAGAAGGCTGGAAACCGCCGGAATTATTAA
- a CDS encoding DUF6382 domain-containing protein gives MQIDYRRDIHHNYLILSGDDPPDTASYQVRMLMANQIEGFLPCKVHQIDQKMLFYYDITSRQPLNMLLEHQQIQKDTLELLLSQLAEALENIRNYLLGLNGFLLKPELIYLDASKKQMWFCYYPGNKISFQNQLRELSEYLLPKLDHEDRDAVMMGYVFYQKCVEETMTADVLMELLHRVSTSQPEWETKEAERRLQEDYGEKNIKGPQGKIPETREELLNSFFEPEEKTEKVHLSWKQKVIGVGAVAGLTGILAGLLRAGLPVEGCLLAAAAAGICLVCWIVRRNIQEGREQEEEMEKYLQQNWLTGESKNVEEGVRNIQEEEDEKTAYLGLGSLIEKTDEARAWLIPSEPSGGEPVTLERDVCLIGKGKAAADVLLVSPAVSRLHARLTWDGETYCISDLNSKNGTFINDKLLSVGETYALNAGDKIQFADLTYRFQK, from the coding sequence ATGCAGATCGACTACCGCAGAGACATCCACCACAATTATCTGATCCTGTCGGGAGACGATCCTCCGGATACTGCCTCTTATCAGGTGAGGATGCTGATGGCTAATCAGATAGAAGGATTTTTGCCCTGCAAAGTACATCAGATTGACCAGAAGATGCTGTTTTATTATGATATCACATCCAGACAGCCTTTAAACATGCTGTTGGAGCATCAGCAAATTCAGAAGGACACTTTGGAACTACTGCTTTCCCAGCTCGCTGAGGCGCTTGAGAACATCAGAAATTATCTTTTAGGGCTTAATGGATTCCTGTTGAAACCAGAACTGATATATCTGGATGCTTCTAAAAAGCAGATGTGGTTTTGCTATTATCCTGGAAATAAGATTTCTTTTCAGAATCAGTTGAGAGAATTGAGTGAGTACCTGTTGCCTAAGCTGGACCATGAAGACAGAGATGCGGTTATGATGGGCTATGTATTTTACCAGAAATGCGTGGAAGAGACTATGACGGCAGATGTTTTAATGGAACTTCTGCACCGTGTTTCCACGTCTCAACCGGAGTGGGAGACGAAGGAAGCAGAGAGACGGTTGCAGGAGGATTATGGAGAAAAAAATATTAAAGGCCCTCAAGGGAAAATTCCTGAAACCAGAGAGGAGCTTTTAAATTCCTTTTTTGAGCCGGAAGAAAAAACAGAAAAGGTTCATTTGAGCTGGAAACAGAAAGTGATTGGGGTGGGTGCAGTAGCAGGTCTTACGGGTATTTTGGCAGGGCTCCTAAGAGCTGGGCTTCCGGTTGAAGGATGTCTTCTCGCGGCAGCGGCAGCTGGTATCTGCCTGGTTTGCTGGATAGTCAGAAGAAACATACAGGAAGGGAGAGAACAAGAAGAGGAAATGGAAAAATACCTTCAGCAGAACTGGTTGACCGGTGAAAGTAAAAATGTGGAGGAGGGAGTCCGGAATATACAGGAGGAAGAAGATGAAAAGACCGCCTATCTCGGCCTGGGTAGCTTGATAGAAAAGACGGATGAAGCCAGAGCATGGTTGATTCCATCCGAACCATCCGGCGGGGAACCTGTCACTTTGGAACGGGATGTCTGCCTGATAGGAAAGGGAAAAGCCGCGGCCGATGTTCTGCTTGTCTCACCGGCTGTCAGCAGGCTGCATGCCAGGCTGACATGGGATGGGGAGACATACTGTATTTCAGATTTGAATTCTAAAAATGGGACTTTTATAAATGATAAGCTTTTGTCCGTAGGAGAGACGTATGCCTTGAATGCAGGAGATAAAATTCAGTTTGCTGATTTGACGTATCGCTTTCAAAAGTAG
- a CDS encoding TadE/TadG family type IV pilus assembly protein, with translation MNEWKKGSFTVESAFLIPMAVMLTALLIVFTFYAHNKVWYTAAAYEAALAGNGRREGNEWDASASAREKAEERSVQQVMPGSKPDIYAGSSPWGTEVRYSGQRFPMFSEHLFTYTAEAKVEKVRPVKYLRALWLMKELEGSISSENPE, from the coding sequence ATGAATGAATGGAAAAAGGGAAGCTTTACAGTAGAGTCCGCCTTTTTAATCCCGATGGCGGTTATGCTTACGGCATTATTAATTGTATTTACATTTTATGCGCATAACAAAGTTTGGTATACGGCCGCGGCATATGAAGCGGCTCTGGCAGGCAATGGCAGAAGGGAGGGAAATGAATGGGATGCTTCGGCTTCAGCGAGGGAAAAAGCAGAAGAACGGTCAGTGCAGCAGGTAATGCCCGGATCGAAGCCTGATATTTATGCGGGAAGCAGTCCATGGGGAACTGAAGTCCGGTACAGCGGGCAGAGATTTCCGATGTTTTCGGAACATTTGTTTACATATACTGCGGAAGCGAAAGTAGAGAAGGTCAGGCCGGTTAAATATCTTCGTGCCCTTTGGCTGATGAAAGAGCTGGAAGGCAGCATCAGCAGCGAGAATCCGGAATAA
- a CDS encoding A24 family peptidase, whose protein sequence is MKPEEWAVLGILTVNGFQDIRCMEIFPVPTAAAGIAGLLWEHLRENIPVPVILCCMLPGLFLIGLSRLTGGKLGMGDGLIVWAAGIWIGFFELLEMLVWGFLLAAAAACLLFKKSGKKEMPFVPFLLAAFLAERIFG, encoded by the coding sequence ATGAAACCTGAGGAATGGGCAGTTTTGGGGATACTGACGGTTAATGGGTTCCAGGACATCCGGTGTATGGAAATTTTCCCGGTTCCTACGGCAGCAGCGGGTATCGCAGGACTTTTGTGGGAGCATCTGCGCGAAAATATTCCGGTTCCGGTTATTCTGTGCTGCATGCTTCCGGGACTGTTTCTGATTGGGCTGAGCCGGTTGACAGGGGGAAAGCTGGGGATGGGAGACGGGCTCATTGTCTGGGCTGCTGGCATCTGGATCGGTTTTTTTGAACTATTAGAAATGCTGGTTTGGGGATTTTTGCTGGCAGCTGCAGCGGCTTGTCTGCTATTCAAAAAGAGCGGTAAAAAGGAAATGCCGTTTGTGCCGTTTCTTCTGGCAGCATTCCTGGCGGAAAGGATATTTGGATGA